Proteins from one Penicillium digitatum chromosome 2, complete sequence genomic window:
- a CDS encoding putative cupin -type protein, whose amino-acid sequence MSLPYLKSLKKPELTELADQTDLPHYDKYNKNDLVVVLDRHLRENQSIFSGLKSLSEYYSRLASPPRRGSPVKRETARTQARTPARRSVKKEVKEEEISEVVEEEVPSPAVVSPTPAVARTTVRQSSRQTPRQSPRQPAVLATVVDPEPSLPASPAAITEAIDAQTLKLRESIEDVWTATGLVDRAHSLRAMLSSVKAIEIIVLLFESGSLAKELIPIRYLTTTPPVQVAQIPAIPIRVPDLFVLLEGAFWAPFSLWFLTCLVLPLVSAYFVNLSWKASSSARRIRSASNLAQFDPLTFNIVKALLVHVVFGNDFNFFGIYSRYAVGKVVDSVPGGSIGLLTGSAVGGVSALYEAILHRP is encoded by the exons ATGTCTCTTCCTTATCTCAAGTCGCTGAAAAAGCCCGAATTGACCGAGTTGGCTGATCAGACGGACCTTCCACA CTACGATAAATATAACAAAAATGATCTTGTAGTAGTGCTGGACAGACACCTCCGTGAAAACCAGTCTATCTTCTCTGGACTCAAGAGCCTCTCCGAATACTACTCGCGCCTGGCCTCTCCACCCCGCAGAGGATCGCCCGTCAAGCGCGAAACCGCGCGAACCCAAGCGCGAACTCCAGCACGCCGCTCAGTGAAGAAAGAagtgaaggaagaagaaatttc CGAGgttgtggaagaagaagtgcCTAGCCCAGCTGTAGTCAGCCCGACTCCGGCTGTGGCGCGCACAACCGTACGTCAGTCTTCGCGCCAGACACCCCGCCAAAGCCCCCGTCAACCAGCAGTTCTCGCAACCGTCGTGGACCCCGAGCCATCACTGCCAGCGTCCCCAGCTGCCATCACCGAAGCCATCGATGCGCAGACGCTCAAGCTGCGCGAGAGCATAGAGGATGTATGGACTGCTACAGGCTTGGTAGATCGGGCGCACTCTCTACGCGCAATGCTGAGCAGCGTGAAGGCCATTGAGATCATTGTGCTGCTATTTGAGAGTGGCAGTCTTGCAAAAGAGTTGATTCCGATACGCTACCTTACTACTACACCACCGGTGCAAGTTGCGCAGATTCCAGCTATTCCTATCCGTGTTCCTGATCTGTTTGTTCTGCTGGAAGGTGCGTTCTGGGCGCCATTTTCACTGTGGTTCCTCACTTGTCTGGTTTTGCCTTTGGTTTCTGCCTACTTTGTCAACTTGAGCTGGAAAGCTTCTAGCAGTGCACGCCGCATTCGGTCTGCGTCTAATCTTGCCCAGTTTGATCCATTGACTTTCAACATCGTTAAGGCGTTGCTAGTGCACGTTGTGTTTGGAAATGATTTCAACTTCTTTGGTATTTATAGCCGGTATGCTGTTGGAAAGGTTGTTGACTCCGTCCCTGGTGGAAGCATTGGTCTCTTGACTGGATCCGCTGTCGGCGGTGTTAGTGCTCTGTATGAGGCTATTCTGCACCGCCCATAG
- a CDS encoding Mitochondrial intermembrane space protein Mia40 produces MFRPAARALARAPTVAARTPAHRRLISTGPTKSRSWKNTFLRLGLAGGAVYYYNTSSVFSEEPKFSILSSIRKQNSDDASPQTLDSITPKIRQERAAAQSQKSEPTALEGDLNAQELQEEASQEAAFNPETGEINWDCPCLGGMAHGPCGENFKAAFSCFVFSEEEPKGIDCIDKFKAMQDCFRQYPEVYGAELEDDDEPQPQSDAPASSEASATPEISTTAAELDALSNPTEKQARAKDVHAEVKADAAAAGENSEGDFLIPKAAHDADEKNPATKA; encoded by the exons ATGTTTCGTCCCGCTGCTCGAGCGCTCGCCCGCGCGCCTACTGTCGCAGCCCGTACACCAGCGCACAGGCGATTGATAAGCACCGGTCCAACCAAGTCGAGAAGCTGGAAGAACACTTTCTTGCGATTGGGCTTGGCTGGTGGTGCTGTCTACTACTACAACACGAGCAGTGTTTTCTCTGAAGAGCCGAAGT TCTCTATCCTTTCTTCGATCCGGAAACAAAATAGCGATGATGCCAGTCCCCAGACACTCGATTCCATTACTCCTAAGATTCGACAAGAACGAGCTGCCGCGCAGTCCCAGAAGAGTGAGCCTACTGCTTTGGAAGGTGATCTGAACGCCCAGGAGCTCCAGGAGGAGGCGAGCCAGGAGGCTGCTTTCAACCCGGAGACCGGCGAGATCAACTGGGACTGTCCTTGCCTTGGAGGCATGGCCCACGGGCCTTGCGGAGAGAATTTCAAGGCTGCATTCAGCTGTTTCGTCTTCTCTGAGGAAGAGCCCAAGGGCATCGACTGCATTGATAAATTTAA GGCAATGCAAGATTGCTTCCGGCAATACCCCGAAGTTTATGGCGCCGAGCTGGAAGACGACGATGAGCCCCAACCGCAGTCCGATGCTCCCGCCTCCTCCGAAGCTTCCGCTACTCCCGAGATTTCCACCACTGCCGCCGAGCTGGATGCGTTGTCGAACCCCACTGAGAAGCAGGCCCGCGCCAAGGACGTCCACGCCGAGGTGAAGGCCGACGCCGCTGCTGCAGGCGAGAACAGTGAGGGTGATTTCCTCATCCCCAAGGCTGCGCATGATGCCGATGAGAAGAACCCGGCCACAAAGGCCTAG
- a CDS encoding Mitochondrial carrier protein, putative, protein MSLTSRVFGLFSTATSDSTASPAGDSPTSVWTQPTSKGRIDDPSHTVRTDDLALLEDEEPRPPYLHAMLAGGTGGTCGDMLMHSLDTVKTRQQGDPTFPPKYTSMGQSYSTIYRQEGFCRGLYGGVTPALLGSFPGTVIFFGVYEYTKRLMIDSGINPSIAYLSGGFFADLAASVIYVPSEVLKTRLQLQGRYNNPHFNSGYNYRNMRDGFRQIVRLEGFSALFHGYKATIFRDLPFSALQFAFYEKEQSMAKQWAGKRDIGLGLEILTAATAGGMAGVITCPMDVVKTRIQTQQNPLEPPSGSSGAKNGVEHAPKESSRPHAPASSHSHPSRAHSRPISTSGANTSIPPPGAPRLDTSSVFTGLKMIYRTEGIAGWFRGVGPRGVWTSIQSGTMLVMYQYLLKQLEAYQMLEDSL, encoded by the exons ATGAGCCTGACCTCGCGGGTGTTCGGCCTGTTCTCGACAGCGACCTCAGACTCAACAGCATCGCCTGCGGGGGACTCGCCTACCTCAGTATGGACACAACCCACTTCAAAGGGTAGAATCGATGATCCAAGTCACACTGTTCGAACTGATGACCTCGCGCTGTTGGAGGATGAGGAGCCTCGGCCGCCATACCTACAT GCGATGCTAGCTGGTGGGACCGGAGGAACATGCGGTGACATGTTGATGCACTCGTTAGACACAGTTAAGACCCGGCAACAAGGCGATCCGACCTTTCCGCCCAAATACACATCGATGGGCCAGTCTTATTCAACTATCTACCGCCAAGAAGGGTTCTGTCGTGGATTATATGGAGGAGTAACGCCGGCACTCCTCGGCTCGTTTCCTGGAACCGTGATCTTCTTCGGAGTCTATGAATATACCAAGCGCTTGATGATCGACTCGGGGATCAACCCCAGCATCGCTTATCTATCAGGTGGTTTCTTTGCCGACTTGGCTGCGTCCGTTATCTATGTGCCATCCGAGGTGCTGAAAACGCGACTCCAGTTGCAGGGCCGATACAACAACCCACATTTCAACTCGGGCTACAACTACCGGAATATGCGAGATGGGTTCCGCCAAATCGTCCGCCTGGAAGGATTTTCGGCATTATTCCACGGCTACAAGGCCACTATCTTCCGCGACCTCCCATTTTCGGCGCTTCAATTCGCATTCTACGAGAAAGAGCAATCTATGGCTAAACAATGGGCTGGGAAACGGGACATCGGTCTGGGATTGGAGATCTTGACAGCCGCTACCGCCGGTGGTATGGCCGGTGTAATCACCTGTCCGATGGATGTGGTCAAAACGCGCATCCAAACCCAGCAAAACCCCCTAGAACCCCCATCCGGTTCCTCGGGTGCTAAAAATGGTGTGGAACACGCACCGAAAGAAAGTTCCCGGCCGCACGCACCGGCATCATCACATTCTCACCCTTCCCGGGCACACTCGCGACCAATCTCCACATCAGGAGCAAACACATCAATCCCACCGCCTGGTGCGCCTCGACTTGACACTTCCTCCGTGTTCACGGGGTTGAAAATGATCTACCGAACTGAAGGTATTGCTGGATGGTTTCGTGGCGTGGGTCCACGCGGTGTATGGACTAGCATCCAAAGCGGGACTATGCTGGTTATGTATCAGTACCTGCTGAAACAACTCGAGGCTTACCAGATGCTCGAAGATTCTTTGTAA
- a CDS encoding polyketide synthase dehydratase-domain-containing protein, giving the protein MKAPKGQLPPGPLPKGASATTTTVSASAAITERLDAKAREAKLLREVFETFAKTVDTFVASCKDDKRPIAHQISSQVVNFISTTYFASTDGNDFVPIRARRKASTRKIVDTDNVRESLLTDKYKVFASNSQKTRLGFIFTGQGAQWHAMGEGLFQYAVFKNTILYLDQALAQLPNFSGDWKLQDVLTGNCASDLINVPLVSQTVCIALQVGLVDLLRSWKVEPVAVAGHSSGEIAAAYAARRITAVDAIITAYCRYQGISHNPKEGLMLAVGLELDAVEKYLSKFEMKVRVAAFNSPISLTLSGDKDAIKVVSERMNEDALGEECERMLTEGLEHTRRLGIIEPQSQSPAVSWFSSVVPHERMDMVKINASYWRSNVESPVCFWEATSQLAQKVDAIIEIGPHAALKGPIGQIMKSIGVDTPYISALRRGEDGQLCLLQLVGTLFGLNAGIDLAAVNSTDRVQANRSLSYVHGCMAIDLPPYQYTYGPIQYYESRISKEIRSRTTLRHDLLGSKLPGNAKLNPQWRNFLRLKDLPWMGDHRLLPHPVFPGAGYLMMAVEAASQAYIQDFSEPLSITGFSLQNVSIKSAMRIPEDDYGVEVLLSLQLLESTTAKKPSWISFSIRSVADVPLNTAANSSAAFSAPIFRLTWKPDIRSMSNAQAKVLFYPPSDSIAKTRSDLSHRSEHIRNFLFWAQRQTNNYNEWVVEAKGLTSAERLLCIDQIYEQIDHCADARVARHMFQNIEDVLYERKTGMDVLAQDGLLTAMYEEGIILAGAYPQVRRCFDAIGHATPSLDIIEIGAGTGGATRIILDTLSERDGIKRYKSYTFTNISSGLVGAAKEMLGEEYNDVHFSVLNVEQDPLENGCQPFYDVVVASDCLHATTNISQTLSNCRKLLKPGGRLIIVENTRTVIGHGLILGTLTGYWSGRSDGRVDSPFLDSSGWNASLLANGFSGTDLVLDDYPQPYTTACTFLSTVVEGTISTVPRQLTDLNSEEVYFLHEQRDPSSLAVQTFAHFKEKGFVVKSCSFDVVTVPPHSRVIAFLDSDNHLIQIDQHRMEKFQSLFRNASSMILVTYGGIIQGKNPSAAISIGLLRTIGTENPTSRFLSIDVNPDSPTGTLAGTILKLESSLQTPSSLYYGDDNEFVWQDECLWVSRLVPDPGLKDQLELAELPPARAKPLCFDNHGPVRADFETPGLLTSLYFKPCEDMWKPLPDDWVEIKVAAVGLNWKDLAISAGRFDMNTLSSEYSGIVYRVGSAVTNISVGDRVYGLGKGHFGNYVRVHAATAQHLHPEDDLLKMATMPLVYMTVVYGFSYATKLKRGEKLLIQSATGGLGMAAIQLAQSIGAEVFATVGTADKAKYLAEVFRIPASRIFSSRATADFPKMTDATGGRGFNVILSTSQGDMLHESIKALAPLGRIIDVGRVDVQNSMTLNLALFQKSATFSSFDLGVIVEAQPEMSQILMQSVDEHFRAGNIAPIPAILASNVSELDQTLLGFSKGTHIGKLVVNFQTPDSLVKMVPPVP; this is encoded by the exons atgaaagcaccaaagggccagctgccccccggtcctctcccaaaaggtgccagcgccacaaccacaaccgtgtccgcctctgctgccatcaccgagcggTTGGACGCAAAGGCCCGAGAGGCCAAACTCCTGAGGGAGGTCTTTGAGACCTTCGCCAAGACGGTTGACACCTTCGTCGCCTCTTGCAAAGACGACAAGAGACCCATCGCACACCAAATTAGCTCCCAGGTGGTGAATTTCATCTCTACAACCTACTTTGCGAGCACCGACGGCAACGACTTCGTCCCGATCAGGGCCCGCAGGAAAGCTTCGACGCGCAA GATCGTCGATACGGACAACGTTAGAGAAAGTCTGCTCACGGACAAATACAAAGTGTTCGCCAGCAACTCGCAAAAGACCAGACTTGGCTTCATCTTCACGGGCCAAGGTGCCCAATGGCATGCCATGGGAGAGGGCCTATTCCAATATGCGGTTTTCAAGAACACTATCCTGTACCTGGACCAAGCCCTTGCACAACTGCCCAACTTCTCGGGTGATTGGAAGCTGCAGGATGTTCTCACAGGTAACTGTGCATCAGATCTTATTAACGTGCCTTTGGTATCTCAGACGGTCTGCATCGCTCTTCAAGTGGGGTTAGTGGACCTGCTTCGCTCGTGGAAGGTTGAGCCTGTCGCCGTGGCTGGCCACTCGTCGGGTGAGATTGCCGCAGCCTACGCAGCTAGACGCATCACCGCCGTAGATGCCATTATCACAGCATACTGTCGATATCAGGGCATCTCTCACAACCCAAAGGAAGGACTAATGCTAGCTGTTGGTCTTGAGTTGGATGCGGTTGAGAAGTACTTGTCTAAATTCGAGATGAAAGTGAGGGTTGCAGCTTTCAACTCACCCATCAGCCTGACTCTTTCCGGGGACAAAGACGCTATAAAAGTCGTCTCTGAAAGGATGAACGAAGACG CACTGGGTGAAGAATGTGAGCGTATGCTGACCGAGGGTCTTGAGCACACCCGGCGCCTGGGTATCATTGAGCCACAATCCCAATCACCCGCCGTTTCTTGGTTCTCTTCGGTGGTCCCGCACGAGAGAATGGACATGGTCAAAATCAATGCCTCATACTGGCGATCTAATGTCGAGTCACCTGTTTGCTTTTGGGAGGCTACTTCTCAACTGGCTCAGAAAGTTGATGCTATCATCGAAATTGGGCCTCATGCCGCTCTCAAGGGACCTATTGGCCAGATTATGAAGAGCATTGGCGTTGATACGCCGTATATATCCGCGCTACGGCGAGGTGAAGATGGCCAGCTTTGTCTGCTGCAGTTGGTTGGGACCTTGTTTGGCCTCAACGCTGGGATTGATCTCGCAGCAGTAAATTCCACCGACCGTGTCCAGGCAAATAGGTCGCTCTCCTATGTGCATGGGTGCATGGCAATTGATCTCCCCCCTTACCAGTACACATACGGCCCTATCCAATACTACGAGAGTCGTATCAGTAAGGAAATCAGATCACGGACGACTCTGCGTCACGATCTCTTGGGATCGAAACTGCCCGGAAACGCCAAACTAAATCCTCAGTGGCGGAATTTTCTTCGACTCAAGGACTTGCCGTGGATGGGCGATCACCGTCTTCTCCCTCATCCGGTTTTCCCGGGGGCTGGATACCTGATGATGGCCGTCGAAGCTGCCTCCCAGGCCTATATTCAGGATTTTTCAGAACCTCTTAGCATTACAGGTTTCTCTTTGCAGAATGTGTCAATCAAATCTGCCATGCGCATTCCAGAAGACGATTATGGTGTTGAGGTTTTGCTGAGTCTGCAACTTTTGGAATCAACTACGGCAAAGAAACCTTCGTGGATCAGCTTTAGCATCCGCTCTGTCGCTGATGTTCCTCTGAACACTGCTGCGAACAGCAGTGCTGCATTTTCTGCACCTATTTTCCGGCTGACTTGGAAGCCAGACATCAGGTCTATGAGTAATGCTCAGGCCAAGGTGCTATTTTATCCTCCATCGGACAGCATTGCAAAGAC TCGGTCAGATCTGTCCCATCGCTCTGAGCATATCCGAAATTTCCTTTTCTGGGCACAACGTCAGACGAACAATTACAATGAATGGGTTGTCGAAGCCAAGGGTTTAACAAGCGCCGAAAGGCTTCTGTGTATTGACCAGATATACGAGCAAATCGATCACTGTGCCGATGCCAGGGTAGCTCGCCATATGTTCCAGAATATCGAGGATGTGTTATACGAGCGCAAGACTGGAATGGACGTTCTTGCGCAGGACGGTTTGTTGACGGCAATGTACgaggaggggatcatcttgGCGGGAGCCTATCCTCAGGTTCGGAGGTGTTTTGACGCTATTGGCCATGCCACCCCTAGTCTTGATATCATTGAAATAGGAGCAGGTACAGGTGGTGCCACACGAATCATTCTCGATACTCTCTCCGAGAGAGATGGGATTAAGCGGTACAAGAGTTACACCTTTACTAATATCTCCAGTGGGCTTGTGGGAGCCGCCAAAGAGATGCTTGGAGAGGAATACAATGATGTGCACTTCTCGGTTCTGAACGTGGAGCAGGATCCACTAGAGAATGGCTGTCAGCCTTTCTATGATGTTGTGGTAGCCTCAGATTGCCTGCATGCAACGACCAACATTTCCCAGACTCTCTCGAACTGTCGCAAGCTGCTCAAGCCTGGTGGTAGGTTGATTATAGTGGAGAACACACGCACTGTCATTGGCCACGGCCTTATTCTGGGAACCTTAACAGGTTACTGGAGTGGCAGATCGGATGGTCGTGTTGACAGTCCATTTTTGGACTCAAGCGGATGGAATGCATCTCTTCTGGCAAACGGTTTTAGTGGGACAGATCTGGTGTTGGATGATTACCCTCAACCGTATACTACTGCTTGTACTTTTTTGTCTACTGTAGTTGAAGGTACCATATCAACGGTCCCAAGGCAGCTGACAGATTTGAACAGCGAGGAGGTATACTTCCTTCATGAACAGAGAGACCCCTCTTCACTCGCAGTACAAACTTTCGCGCACTTCAAGGAAAAAGGCTTTGTTGTGAAATCGTGCTCGTTTGATGTTGTCACCGTCCCCCCTCACAGTCGAGTCATCGCTTTCCTCGATAGTGACAACCATTTAATCCAGATTGACCAGCATCGAATGGAAAAATTCCAAAGCCTCTTCCGCAATGCATCAAGCATGATTCTTGTCACATACGGGGGCATCATCCAAGGAAAAAATCCCAGTGCTGCTATTTCAATCGGTTTATTGCGCACTATTGGGACAGAGAATCCCACTTCTCGGTTCCTTTCCATCGATGTTAATCCCGATAGTCCTACAGGGACTCTGGCTGGTACCATTCTCAAACTTGAATCATCTTTACAAACCCCCAGCTCTCTGTATTATGGGGATGACAACGAATTTGTGTGGCAGGATGAATGTCTATGGGTCAGTCGCCTGGTGCCCGACCCGGGACTGAAGGATCAGCTTGAATTAGCTGAGTTGCCACCGGCACGCGCAAAACCACTTTGCTTTGATAATCACGGTCCTGTACGTGCGGACTTTGAGACCCCCGGTCTCTTGACTTCGCTTTACTTCAAGCCTTGTGAGGATATGTGGAAGCCTCTCCCAGATGACTGGGTGGAAATTAAGGTGGCTGCCGTGGGTTTGAATTGGAAAGACCTCGCCATCTCCGCCGGTCGATTTGATATGAACACCCTATCGTCTGAGTATTCTGGCATAGTCTATCGTGTAGGATCCGCAGTCACCAATATCTCTGTCGGCGATCGAGTGTATGGTCTTGGAAAGGGCCATTTTGGTAATTACGTGCGCGTCCACGCCGCTACAGCCCAGCACCTGCACCCTGAAGACGACTTGTTGAAAATGGCCACCATGCCACTGGTATACATGACAGTGGTCTACGGATTCTCTTACGCTACGAAGCTAAAAAGGGGGGAGAAACTTCTCATCCAGTCCGCCACTGGTGGTCTGGGAATGGCGGCTATTCAATTAGCACAGTCGATAGGTGCTGAGGTTTTCGCCACAGTAGGCACTGCAGACAAAGCGAAGTATCTCGCAGAAGTGTTCAGAATTCCCGCTTCTAGGATCTTTTCATCTCGAGCCACCGCCGATTTTCCCAAGATGACAGACGCAACTGGGGGTCGTGGATTTAATGTTATTCTCAGCACATCCCAAGGTGACATGTTACATGAGTCCATCAAGGCTCTTGCTCCGCTCGGCCGAATCATAGATGTTGGACGAGTCGATGTACAAAATTCCATGACCCTCAATCTGGCCCTGTTTCAAAAGAGCGCCACCTTCTCCTCGTTTGACCTCGGAGTCATCGTGGAGGCTCAGCCTGAAATGAGCCAAATCCTGATGCAGTCAGTCGATGAACATTTCCGTGCTGGGAACATTGCGCCTATTCCGGCCATCTTGGCCTCGAATGTGTCGGAGCTGGATCAAACACTGCTGGGCTTTTCCAAGGGCACTCACATCGGAAAGCTGGTCGTCAACTTCCAAACACCTGATTCATTGGTCAAGATGGTTCCTCCGGTACCCTGA
- a CDS encoding polyketide synthase dehydratase-domain-containing protein has protein sequence MTTSLESVLALATQSAYTAANNFQEVFARYRRSQGLPASTASFGLITDVGHLSTNITTINLMARNKVLGITEYQFLRLLEPAFLNNNPFPVQKSKGGRDSWIGASDDPLSAGSTVTCLDPALLAAKKIDELASSAGGPGNIRPKWYTDARVSLVMRAFEDAERHHNDKSANNANNNAGGILRDDFEAAINGSVGRSKVEEMVTGAIQNTVAEMLFIDASGVDPTRTVSEYGVDSLIAAELRNWLNTSFMADISMLDLLETRMSMKALAKIVVDAAFSKKSTLT, from the coding sequence ATGACGACTTCTCTTGAATCCGTCCTCGCCCTTGCAACTCAAAGCGCCTACACGGCGGCCAACAACTTCCAGGAAGTGTTTGCACGATACCGCCGCAGTCAGGGACTGCCCGCTTCCACTGCATCGTTCGGTTTGATCACAGATGTCGGCCATCTCAGCACTAATATCACTACTATCAATCTGATGGCTCGTAACAAGGTGCTCGGAATCACAGAGTATCAGTTTCTGCGCCTGTTGGAGCCAGCCTTTCTCAACAATAACCCTTTTCCAGTTCAGAAAAGCAAAGGAGGCCGAGATTCCTGGATCGGGGCATCTGATGACCCTCTCTCCGCTGGCAGCACGGTCACCTGTCTCGATCCCGCTCTTCTGGCAGCCAAGAAGATAGATGAATTGGCTAGCTCCGCTGGCGGGCCGGGTAATATTCGTCCAAAATGGTACACTGACGCGCGCGTCTCCTTGGTTATGCGTGCATTCGAAGATGCGGAGCGCCACCACAATGACAAAAGTGCCAACAATGCCAACAACAATGCAGGTGGAATTCTACGGGATGACTTTGAAGCTGCCATCAACGGTTCTGTTGGCCGCAGCAAGGTGGAGGAGATGGTTACCGGAGCAATCCAAAACACCGTCGCGGAGATGTTGTTTATCGACGCCTCGGGGGTGGATCCGACAAGGACGGTTTCTGAGTATGGTGTCGATAGTTTGATCGCGGCCGAACTCCGGAATTGGCTCAATACGAGCTTCATGGCGGATATCAGCATGCTGGATTTGCTGGAAACGCGCATGAGCATGAAGGCTTTGGCAAAAATTGTGGTCGATGCAGCATTTTCAAAGAAGTCAACTTTGACATGA
- a CDS encoding thiamine pyrophosphokinase, eukaryotic, producing MEWDPSRFFRSEGSPSPYALLILNQPINEKAFGVLGKYASYIICADGGANRLFDMPEGHEKEPNELPDCIVGDLDSIRPAVREHYERLGVHVLQDPDQYSTDFTKCLTYLNAHAAEIIASPRKGAKTAKSDTNGAGGSTSTSPSDQSPLEIVILGGLGGRVDQAFSQVHHLYMMTQTQRSIRENETNTSTPDAKPAAGGNLYLVSEESITFIIQTGKNTIHTPATKRADIATTSASDVSKSPRKRKREQEQEQEQEPEYFFEENIGIIPLSAPANITTHGFEWDVENWHTEIGGQISTSNHIRADKVEVETSVPVLFTVELAERLKR from the exons ATGGAGTGGGACCCCAGTCGATTCTTCCGTTCTGAGGGAAGTCCTTCGCCTTACGCTCTTCTCATCCTCAATCAGCCAATCAATGAGAAAGCTTTTGGGGTGTTGGGCAAATATG CATCCTACATCATTTGCGCCGACGGAGGTGCCAATCGGCTTTTTGATATGCCAGAAGGTCATGAAAAAGAACCTAACGAA CTTCCTGACTGCATTGTCGGCGACCTTGATTCTATCCGCCCCGCAGTGCGAGAACACTATGAGAGACTCGGAGTGCATGTCCTCCAAGATCCAGATCAATACTCAACAGACTTCACAAAGTGTCTGACATATCTCAACGCACATGCTGCAGAGATTATAGCTTCTCCCCGAAAAGGAGCAAAAACTGCCAAATCAGACACGAATGGCGCAGGTGGAAGCACATCAACCTCACCATCCGATCAATCGCCTCTGGAAATTGTAATCCTCGGCGGTCTAGGCGGCCGCGTGGATCAAGCCTTTTCCCAAGTCCACCATTTGTATATGATGACACAGACGCAGCGCTCAATCCGTGAGAATGAAACTAACACCTCAACTCCCGATGCCAAGCCAGCTGCAGGTGGGAACCTTTATCTCGTCTCCGAGGAAAGCATTACCTTCATCATACAAACGGGGAAGAATACAATCCACACGCCAGCAACAAAACGAGCAGACATTGCGACAACGTCGGCATCTGATGTAAGCAAGTCACCGAGAAAACGGAAGCGTGAGCAAGAGCAGGAGCAAGAACAAGAACCGGAATACTTCTTTGAAGAAAATATCGGGATCATTCCCCTCTCGGCACCCGCCAATATTACAACTCATGGGTTTGAATGGGACGTGGAGAACTGGCATACCGAGATTGGAGGGCAAATATCCACGAGTAACCATATTCGTGCCGATAAGGTGGAGGTTGAGACCTCTGTGCCGGTTTTGTTCACAGTGGAGTTGGCGGAGAGGTTGAAGAGGTGA
- a CDS encoding putative RNA-directed DNA polymerase from transposon X-element, producing the protein MEQHNISLRWAPGHTGIEGNEAADTLAGECALRGSAIGMEAEPTISGIRSIFRELRNEARLRWWDTVSQKLSQWYRRWSDTYEIDSLPELELRRPALHRWLALRSSHGDFDWYHRKFNHEDAKLDCSCGRRKSPEHLALCHKPQRSFRHWPKRPPTPPTDRIEAVAYLRSLDPKQFVELLELTSFYSRVCTR; encoded by the coding sequence atggaacagcacaatatcagtctccgatgggcccctgggcacactgggatcgaagggaacgaagctgctgacaccttagccggtgaatgcgcgctacgcggtagtgctatagggatggaagccgaacccacgattagcgggatccgatccatcttccgggaactccggaacgaggctcgcttacgctggtgggacacggtctctcaaaaactctcccagtggtaccgacgctggtcagacacctacgagattgattcactgccggaactcgaactccgacgaccagcgctccaccgctggcttgccctccgctcgtcgcatggcgacttcgactggtaccaccgcaagttcaaccacgaagacgccaaactcgactgctcatgcggccgccgaaagtcaccagagcacctcgctctctgccacaaaccccagaggtctttccgacactggccaaaacgccccccgacacctccaaccgacaggatagaggcagtcgcctaccttcgcagcctggaccccaagcagtttgttgaactactggagctcacaagcttctactcgcgggtctgcacgaggtaa